The region ATAATTCCGAAGGTAACACCTCCATTATTATAGAAAATGAAGCTGCACGGGTTGAGATGTTACTTCCGATTATCGTTTCGAAAACGACGTAATTTTATCAATTTATTTACTTATCAATAATACTTCCTTTCATATTTGTCTATATCGCTCACTTAATCTTAATACTAGAGTAGGTATAAAATCGTCGATTTTCGCGTAGCTTTCGCGATTCGACTCATATTCTTCTAAAATCTTTTCCATAACAGGAATGTATTTAAAACCCCTCTCCACAACACATCGATTTCTATACTTATTTGTTTGACTATTTAATCCGAGTGCTTTCATTATCTTAATTTCACCTAACCGAACCAGGTGCTCTTCAAAACAAGTTATCCAATCCATATAACCCTGTCGCTTCATGTCTCGCTTTAACTCCTTCGTAAAAAGAAATTCAATTTCTTTGACTTTATTTATATTGATTTTGTTTTCTCTTAGTGCTTCATGAAAAAAAGAATGTCCCAATTCGTGCATAGCCATTTCTCTAAAATAATCTTCGTTCGAATAGCCAAACTGAAACGAGTCCCATTCGCATATTGAATCTGATTCCAATTGTGGGTTTGAAGTAATCAACTGAAAAACACTTATTCCCTTTTCATTTGGAATGGTTTTCGATCGACCAATTCCATTAAACGAGAATGCAGAAACAATAATGTTGTAGGAATTCCTTTCTCGTCCATAATACTTTTCCATCTCTAATATATAATCTTCCTTTATTGAAAGAGTACTTATTTCTTTCATGATTCCTTCATAGATAGGCCTTGCTTCAATTTTTATAAACGAATCTAATTTTGAGTCAACAAAAAATTTACCGACAGAAATAGAAAAATCATTAAATGTTTCCCTTAGATCTTTCTTGCTTTGTATATCATTAACATAATAGGGGATTGGGTAATCTGTGTATTGTAAATAAGAGGGCAGCTCATCGTGAAACAACGCAAGATCCACATCATACAAATCAACCAAATCATTATCCAGTAAAGAATTTAATTTGATTACTGCTTCATGATTTTTAAAAGCATCGAATTTTCTTGTAAGGGAGCGTGCCAAAGTAGCTCTTGGCAATGGGTTCTGTTTGAAAAGAGATTCTCCAGCTTTCGAAAGATTAAAAATTAGGCACAAGGTTTCTAAATTTAAGCTATACCCTATCTTAAGCTTAGATTCCTTTGTGCCCTTTTGTGTTTGCTCCGCTGTTACTTCAGAACGCGAACACGAATTAAAAATCAAACACGGGATAACTAGTAATGGTATTAATTTAAACAGCTCCTTAATTTTAAGATTCATAATTAATTTAAATAATCTTAAAAAGAAAATTACTGCTTCAAGCACTTCAACAATCTCTATTCACAATCCAATTCTGTATAGCTACCCATACTTGAATATTTAAGTGGTCCATATGAACCATTAATATAATCCTGATGAAATGTAATATTTACATGATTACAAGATCCGTTTGGTAATACCACATAAAACTCAATATCTATTCGCTTATACTCAGGCACACCTAAGTAATTTTTCTCAACTGTCCATTCACTGTCTGTAATTTTCGCCTTTTTAAAAGTATAAATCCATTTCTCTTCTTTCGACTTTGTATTCATTATGCTTAATGCTTTTGCAACCACTGTTTCATTTACCATTCCGGCCTTAATATCGGCCCATTTTACACCGTATTTAAATTTTTTACCGGGTAAAATATTTAGATCAAATTCTCCAACAGCTATTGGTACAACTGTTTGTACTTTCGAATAAGCATCGGCATCACCAATTAGTTCTAAACGCATTTTATGCACCCCCGGCTTTAATTTGTTTAATGAATCAATTACTGCAAACCATTGCTTTTTGTCTCGTTTTTCAACACTCCAAATAATGTTCGAATAAAATGTAGTTATGTTTGACTCCAGAGATTTAGTGCCGCTATGATTTCTATCTGTTTTTACAAGAAATTTTCCATCAGCATATAAATTCATAACATAGTACGAATAGGGGTTGTTAGTTGGCTTATTCGTTGAGTCTCCATTCTTATAAACAGCGTAATTACAAACTGAAGTCGGCAAATATACTCTCCCATAAATAGCAGCCGAATTATTATCAAAAGATGTTTTGAAATAAGAGATATCTGTATTCTCCCTTTTTATCTCCTTATCTGAAAATAAAATTTTACCTGCGTTTTGTTCATGAAACTTTGAAGTAAATCCTTCGTCTTTTACATAATACTTTGATGTTTTATCCCATATATAAACGTAGTTTCTTTTGTTTTTATCGTCCTGAATATTTAGATCACTTTGCTTAAACATTGAGGTTGAATTCGAAATATAATTTACCACATCATTGTTTCCGTTGCTTGACTTTGTTAAGTAAGAGTCTATTAATGAATTATTATCATTTGTAATATTTAAAGAACCATAGAATGTATCATCACTTTCTTTTTCATTCGGATTAAGCGCTATATACTGTGATTTGCAATAAACACTTAAAGTGATTATCGACCCTATAATAACTATTCTTTTCATGATGACTATTTTTCTACAATTACTTTTTTGAAAGCTTTTCTTCCATCTTTATCAACCAAAATCAATATATAATGTCCTTCTTCCGCTATATGAATAGATAGTTTATTTGATGTCATTTCAAATTCTTCAATCCGTTGACCCAGCATGTTAATTAATTCAATTCTCTCTATTTCTGTATTACTATTTACCAAAACGGTTCCACTGGTTGGATTTGGGTAAACGATTACTGAATTTTTAAATTCTAATTCATGCACAGAATTACATATGGATACTTGAACTGTAAAAGTATTTGATGACGAGCAACCTGAAGTTGTACCTGTAACACTATATGTAGTTGTTAATGTTGGGCTCACTACGATGCCTGAGTTGGTACCTCCCGTTGACCATGCATAACTACTCGCACCGCTCGCGGTAAGAGTTGCGCTTTGTCCTGAACATAATGTGGATGTGCTTGGAGTGATATTTATTGTTGGGGTTGGCGTAACAGTAACCGTAACTGTTCGATCTGAATAACAATTT is a window of Bacteroidota bacterium DNA encoding:
- a CDS encoding DUF4932 domain-containing protein — encoded protein: MLEAVIFFLRLFKLIMNLKIKELFKLIPLLVIPCLIFNSCSRSEVTAEQTQKGTKESKLKIGYSLNLETLCLIFNLSKAGESLFKQNPLPRATLARSLTRKFDAFKNHEAVIKLNSLLDNDLVDLYDVDLALFHDELPSYLQYTDYPIPYYVNDIQSKKDLRETFNDFSISVGKFFVDSKLDSFIKIEARPIYEGIMKEISTLSIKEDYILEMEKYYGRERNSYNIIVSAFSFNGIGRSKTIPNEKGISVFQLITSNPQLESDSICEWDSFQFGYSNEDYFREMAMHELGHSFFHEALRENKININKVKEIEFLFTKELKRDMKRQGYMDWITCFEEHLVRLGEIKIMKALGLNSQTNKYRNRCVVERGFKYIPVMEKILEEYESNRESYAKIDDFIPTLVLRLSERYRQI